A region of the Haematobia irritans isolate KBUSLIRL chromosome 5, ASM5000362v1, whole genome shotgun sequence genome:
TGCAAAAGGGCGTCATATTGAGCATAAGTGAATGAAtattgaaattcagattttatcaaaccttaaaattacgaaaattaaaACTATTCACTTCTGaaactaacattttgaattACACTTCGCAGTACAAATGGTTCTCTTatctttaaacaaaaaaaaaggatatGATTTATGGAGAAATATTTGTCACTCAAATAATTCAACACATTCTCTTATTTGCTTTTAAGAGAAATTGTAGAGGACAACATTTCCTCCTTATCATCTCATAGGAATTCTCAAGCCTCCGTTTCAATTCAAATGTTATCGGGGGATTATAGAAAAAAACGTGTGGCTTGTCTATCTCTTGATTGCGGACCATACCTTATCTCTCGAAATGACCTCACAGGGTcattcatttaaaataaaaactagtGAAAGAGTTTTGAAAATTATTCTTATGATTTCAGTCTAATCCGGGTAGTCATAGTGATCGTTTGAAACTTTCGAAGGAAGAAAACCAAATGTGGAGAATAAGTAAAAATCTTATTAGTCGTGGTGTCTCTACTAAGGACATTACTTTGAAATCGGCTCCTTTAGCGGTAAAATCTCGTTCGCAATCATCGGAAGCAGCATCTCATACACCTCAAATACCTTCCGTCGCGGATGTCGTAGTTATAGGAGGTGGTTCGGCCGGTTGCCATACACTTTATCATTTAGCCAAGCGTGGTGTTAAAGGTGTCCTATTGGAACGTGCAAAACTTACTGCGGGAACCACATGGCATACAGCTGGTTTAGTATGGCGTCTACGTCCCAATGATGTGGATATTCAATTGTTGGCCAATTCCAGAAATATGCTTATGCAATTGGAACAGGAGACCGGTTTAGATCCTGGATGGATACAAAATGGTGGTGTATTTATTGCCCACTCTGATGTAGGTCATGGGAAGAGATATTCAAATAatcagcaaaatttttactatagtaATTGGTGGGAAAGCTCTATCATGTTGTGTTTCTTTCTTTTCAAGTGATAAGAATCTCGTTTTTTCTTAAACAAATCTTGGTAATAAGTGAAAGCTGATTTGTTGTAATATAGTCTGAGGTCAAAAACCGGACTATAAAGAGAAATTAATCTATGAATTTCCTCATACATTTAAACTAAGAGCGTATGAggttttattgttattatcaatagaattttgataatacAATTAGAGTgtagtattaaaaatttaattaaatcatttCAATGAATATAATGcttctaaatttaaaaacaacatATATACTGAAactattcattaaaaaatttgcaaaaagaaGGATCCATGcagcaaaatgtatttttttggaccagtacactcaaaaaatgggCACAATTTATGTTAATCATAGACATTTTTAGCGAAATCAAATCAAACAAAACATATTTGTcaaattcatttattatttcaTATGTCTACGAggtttgccttttatatttcgggtttagagaacaaaaacaaatattaattatcgaAAATCGCATTATTGTTTTTCAAGATATTtgccattaagatctatacatttttgcatgcgtttgaaccaacAGTCGAgacacttttgccactctgattgaagtatctccaaaacatgcattaTTAATGCGTCAACAGCTTCTTCAGGTGCCGATAATCGTTGACCCATCATTTTAGTTTTTACGCACGGCAACAAAACGAAGTAAATTAATGCTGAGTCGGGACCAGGAAATAAAGCCGCCGATTTCAGTTCCCGTATTTTTTGCCCGTCgacgtcgacgccgccgccgaatatgtcgactcatctcgactcaaatttagccgcctattaattaaaaatatcggtttaaatcggaaaaatgtattaataattgccgtactttttgccaaaattttgaacctttcacacataatcaatcaatttcaaactgctacaataattttgcaaaaatttagctcagaattttttaatgaatttgattgtaagattggttgtacaactaatctcattaccattcgaataacttcaaattgattttatactaAATAATTGTCCgccatagacaaatttatatcggcttagccgtcaagccgccgccgacaaaaatgggtgggcttcattctctggtcagcACTATATGAcggatgacccatcaaatcgatgttttggtTGCTCAAAAATGTAGTTGTTTGAGTCGATGTGTGAGTGCTCGCATTGTCGTGGTTAAGAGTGAGTTGGGTTTTCTGATTTCTTGAaagacaactggcaaacaaatgCTTTTGTACGATTGCGACCTGTCCAGTTTTTCCGAAAAACGAGAAGTGCTTTGTGCACGagcaacatcccagcaaaaaatggagcactatttcagcaggattgtaagggagagaggcagtaccaactgggatcccaacaaaaaatacttcagcagtaggttaaagtggcagcccgattaagattcacgctcacttagtctattcagtccattgtgacttcagcagtaagagtttagttgcgctttttggtatacaataagttAGGCAGTgcctccacactgcatgaatcggtagcaattacgtaaacgagtaatcaaactggtTTATTATCatacgtttacgttattgcaaccaaatcatgcagtatagatacatgaaaggtagtgatgttttccttcacgccaacaatgctatactcaagattatatatcacttctgagcaatatttctattaaaatgagcaattatatcagcactatgtggaagctgctctaaatcgggacatcgggacatccacaaaaatcagcgctcattcggttgttttgtaagcagtgttccattttttgctgggatttattgtatttggctcatcttgaaaTACCTATACAGTCCACTGCAGTTTATTTTCGGTCTCATACGCGTAAATCCATAATTCATCACCTGTCACGTTGTCATAGACGTGTTTCAAAGCTTTCGACCAATCGACTCTAGccttttttgagcgattgacaaattgtgtagGATCCAatgcgaacaaaatttttgacggtcacatgttcatgcaatattgaatgtatgctggtcaCATGATGATcctgcaatatcagttggcgcacagcatcaacggtttccagaacaacaactgattttggacgaccttcacgCAATTCGTCTTGGTGTGAACTACGACCTGGGTTGAATTCACCATTccatcgataaacactgatccttgacggagcttcatcgccaaaaatttaattaaattcatcgatgcactgttgttgacttaatccacgtcgaaagttgtaaaatcTTATagcacgaaaatgttcacgatttagtTCCATAGTTTGggcgagatgaatcttttaagttgctgtaaacaactcgtacatcaaaatgttctgagtacgtataaccaATGGGcggaatataaaaggcaaccctcgtataaGTTTTCCccatgttttagttcatttaactaaggtccacaaaaatcagtcaaagaaattttttcatattggagaaattttacttaaaacctAATAATTACCATGAACTATAAtacaattaaattggctttagtgtctTGACGGGTTCACTGTTCACAGAAAGAACTAAAATCTGACAATTTATGTAATATAGCCTAATTGGCATTAACAAAAAAAGACATTCGGGACTAAATGAGAAGAATGCGGTAGGACATCAAGTTGTAGCTCAAATCTATCAATTTGATTGTGGTTAGGCTGGATGTGGGATCTGCACCCAAAGGAAAAATACTGTCCACCGAAGCGAAAattcaaacgaaattcccctttactatgaagtattttctttaagagcataTAAATCCGAATTCATGATTCTCTGCACAGATATTACGAAATAAGATATCCATTTTAAATTGCAAGACTCCCACtgctctcaaaaaaattttgatggcTTCCTTTTCGTTTCGTTAAAATCTGATAATCtgccaaatgttattttctgaaacaataatcaaattttaatttcctaaaaatatcttgtttatttctttttgcaatttttgctaatatttaatttttttattgaatacaagttttttaaaaatgtattttatacaattttttatgttatttatggTAAAGATGTGATTGCTAACAAAGttgctatacaaaaaaaatatttattagctattttattttacatacataaaatactacaaaaacaataacataaaaaattttataaaatacatttttaaaaaacttgtattcaataaaaaaattaaatattagcaaaaattgcaaaaagacataaacaaaatattttatatttttatgacagccaaattgattgatattttatatttatagcaaatttaatagaaatgctgtttttttatattttatattatatattatatttatcttATTTCGAAACTTTTGTTTAGTaaccaatttcttaaaataatttattttcataaaaaatttttggtatgttTTCACCGCGATGTTATTTTCTACGAACAATTTGTTTACCTTTTATTTATAACAACTTTTTCTAAATCACATTAacatatgaacattttattttactttattattattttttttttacattttttaatttagtttaatttattaataaaaattaatctctTTAAATGACAGAGCTTTACCCATTTTGCTATAGCCAAaccaaactttatttaattttaacacacatttttatttctaaaaaaatacagaCTCGTTTAGATGAATACAAACGATTGGCCACAGTGGGTAATGCTTTGGGTATTGAGAACTATATTCTAACACCCGAAGAGACACAGAAAGTCTTTCCCCTATTGGATCCTAAAGCTTTTATAGGTGCGTTATACTCACCAGGCGATGGTGTTGTTGATCCAGCTATGTTATGTACCGCCCTGACTCGAGCTGCTACTAAAAATGGAGCAAGAGTTGTTGAAAACTGCCCTGTGGATGATTTGGTGGTTGAGAATACGGCCAGGGGTAAAAAGATTGTAGGTGTGAAAACCCCATATGGAACCATTAAAACTGAAAATGTGGTAAATGCCACCGGAGTCTGGGGAAGAGATTTGATTGAGAAACATGGTTCATTTTTGCCTTTAATACCCATGAAACATGCTTACATTGTTTCCGAATCGATACCAGGCGTTAGAGGTCTACCCAATATCAGAGATCATGATTATTCCACTTACTTTAGAATACAAGGTGATGCCATTTGCATGGGTGGCTATGAACCAAATCCTATACTTTTGGATCCAGTGGCCAAGGATTTCCATTTCGGTTTATATGATCTGGATTGGTCGGTGTTCGATGCTCATTTGAATGGTGCTGTCAAATTGTGTCCCACCTATGCCAACTATGGAGTAAAGAGTACGGTATGTGGACCCGAATCTTTCACGCCCGATCATAAACCCCTAATGGGACCCGATACTGTAATATCTGGTCTCTATCACAATTGCGGTTTCAATTCGGCTGGCATGATGTTCGGTGGCGGTTGTGGTGAACAAACCGCCCTTTGGATCCTCAATGGGAAGCCTGATTTGCCTATGTTCGGCTTCGATTTGCGTCGTTTCACCGATAAACAGAATCGTGCCGACAAATGGATCAGTGAGAAATCCCATGAAAGTTATGCCAAGAATTACAGTATGGTCTTTAAGTATGATCAACCTTTGGCTGGTCGTGATTTCCAAAAGGATCCTCTGCATGACGATATGCTGGCCCACAATGCCTTTATGGAAGAGAAGCAAGGCTGGGAACGTCCTGGTTTCTTTTTACAAAAGCCAGCCCCTGTAAAAACCTACGACTGGTATGGTAGTTATGGTAACGAACGCCACAAGAATTGTCCATATGAAGGAGTGCTAGAGGGTGATTTAAGGTATGGCAGTTTCTCCGATCATCATGATTTGGTGAGTAAAAATGAAAGCATGGAggctaataccaaatattagttTAATCATCCTATTTATCTTCTTTATTTCCTTCCATGTGATTGCTGTGATATGATATGGAACGTGCCACACGATTCTCATCTTTGGCTACGgtttgtttttcttgtgcaaaatttggtgtgATATTTACCTAAACCAATGGTCCGTCGTCCATTCGTCCGTCCTGGATTGCGGatgtttttcttaaattgtttGTTATTCACTGATATAACACAACTGGTGCCATACACACTCATCCAACCACCCATATGCCTATATGAATGCTTGTGTAAACCGTGTGCTCCTGTCCGCCTCTGTGTGCCATTGCTGTGTTTAATTTAACATCTTAATATGGAATTCATAGATTGGTTCAGAAGCAATGGCCTGTCGCAATAATGCTGTTGTCTTCAATATGAGCTACTtctgtaaattatttttggaaggTCCTGATGCCCAAAAGGCTGCCGATTGGATATTTACAGGAAATACGAATCGTGATCCAAAGAagtaagttttcttaaaattgattGATCTTAAAACTTCTGAACATTAGCCTCGAAATTGTAATTTGGTCCATACGGTGTCTATGGTAGATAaaaaaaggctgattaaatacCAATTTTCGAATGGTAGTACTGATATCGTACATCAAATTTGAATCGGttcaaatgaaattatttcttcATGAAGATTAAAAATAAAcgttggggaccggtttatataggggctatatatagttatggaccgatattttaatatcactaaccaaatttaatccgaatttgatgaaaattggggatcagtttatataggggctatatctaaaagtggtccgacatGATCCCTTTGAAATACCATTCGACACCAACGGACAAAATCTTattcatacaattttgactgacCAAAATGCTCGATAGCCCCATTATCAATTCTATTTTTGAGGTCGTGAATCGAAGATGGCCGTAGACTTTATCTTTTATGTAGCCCCTAAGAAAGAAGTCACAAAGTCTTAAATAACAAGATCATGGTAACCAATTGTGATCATCTCTTCGAGATTGCTACGAACATCCTAGGGAGGGGACCTGATCCATGCTTGACCAAAAAGAGGACCGTTGCTTTCTTGAAAAACTgaaactgctgaaaaacttccaTTTTTCTCAACGCCCTGCCAAGGatgggtatagtggcagcccatttTTGTTAatctcgcttagactattcagtctattgtgatagctcaataacaagtactttcCTTTTATAGTTGAGTCCGAAAGACGTTTCATGACATTACGGCGaacccacttagagaagctccgaaatgtcaccagcattactgagagttgATATTCCGCCgatgaaattttttggtgtttgctcGAATCTAGGATTGAACCCAAGACCTTTTGTATACAAgccggtcatgctaaccattcacCGTCATTTCCATTTATCGAACTAAAACCTCATGTTGTAATATTGATACCCCATCATTTTGCTAATTTGCATCCACTAAAGTCTcagcatgttctctttaaacgcAAACGTGTTTAAGCAGATTGTTGGTCTGTTCCCACATTATTGATGTCGTAAAAAAATGGCTCCATACACTTTTAAATATCCTTCTTCCTCGTCCGTGTAGATAGTTTGGTCGTAATTATAAGGTTAGGTGcacccttacaaaaaatcgcttctgtaacatatactcccacacatattttgcttcaagcatatacatttttgggtattgcccaaacatttatatgtttgatctctaccaatatataatatgtttgaaagcatattggtctaaacaatatatgtttgggtagtcta
Encoded here:
- the Sardh gene encoding sarcosine dehydrogenase — its product is MWRISKNLISRGVSTKDITLKSAPLAVKSRSQSSEAASHTPQIPSVADVVVIGGGSAGCHTLYHLAKRGVKGVLLERAKLTAGTTWHTAGLVWRLRPNDVDIQLLANSRNMLMQLEQETGLDPGWIQNGGVFIAHSDTRLDEYKRLATVGNALGIENYILTPEETQKVFPLLDPKAFIGALYSPGDGVVDPAMLCTALTRAATKNGARVVENCPVDDLVVENTARGKKIVGVKTPYGTIKTENVVNATGVWGRDLIEKHGSFLPLIPMKHAYIVSESIPGVRGLPNIRDHDYSTYFRIQGDAICMGGYEPNPILLDPVAKDFHFGLYDLDWSVFDAHLNGAVKLCPTYANYGVKSTVCGPESFTPDHKPLMGPDTVISGLYHNCGFNSAGMMFGGGCGEQTALWILNGKPDLPMFGFDLRRFTDKQNRADKWISEKSHESYAKNYSMVFKYDQPLAGRDFQKDPLHDDMLAHNAFMEEKQGWERPGFFLQKPAPVKTYDWYGSYGNERHKNCPYEGVLEGDLRYGSFSDHHDLIGSEAMACRNNAVVFNMSYFCKLFLEGPDAQKAADWIFTGNTNRDPKKTVYTCALNKDGGVEADVTISKLSSGSGAVHDPKFEGHGYYVVAGGASAYYTYTMMVDEIRRQGFNANVRDVTADLGVISIQGPKSREILQRIVQCELTDENIPPNSTVLTSCKDSSGEYGVRLLRVSFVGELGYELHVPRDYCSKVYRLLMKVGKPDNLRNAGYRALYSLSSEKGYHLWSFDLRPDDTPLEAGLGFTCRKEGQYKGKEAIEKQRKEGIRKRLAYLTLDEQVPIWGLEGVYRNGQPVGFLRRAEYAYYLGKPLGQVYIQKPDGSKVDVDYIKSGDYEIDIMGKRYKAQCHLRSPFDVEGKRVLGKY